One Amycolatopsis sp. NBC_00355 genomic window carries:
- the lepB gene encoding signal peptidase I — translation MTEPAFPAAPPAPPKRRRVSPVLLVMIAVAVLGVGAGAYGVGRMVSDYRQFTIPSGGAMSPALNPGDRIVARALDGEEVHRGDVVVFDSGAFAQADQPGVTVFRVAGIAGDTVACCVDGHLTVNGKPVTESYLSKGEYASDGTATFAFTTRVPEGTVFVAGDNRGNAFDSRFRGVVRVSGIGGFVVATGTVGTPASLTPTTAFTDAGLPGAPFGDSTLAGLRWWIAGGIAAFLAGLIGVIVSAARSAGRRRKAAVAPPTH, via the coding sequence GTGACCGAACCCGCGTTCCCCGCTGCGCCGCCCGCCCCGCCGAAGCGTCGCCGCGTTTCTCCCGTCCTGCTGGTGATGATCGCCGTGGCCGTGCTCGGCGTGGGCGCCGGCGCGTACGGCGTGGGCCGGATGGTGTCCGACTACCGCCAGTTCACGATTCCGAGCGGCGGGGCGATGAGCCCGGCGCTGAACCCGGGCGATCGCATCGTCGCCCGCGCGCTGGACGGTGAAGAGGTCCACCGCGGCGACGTGGTCGTCTTCGACAGCGGTGCGTTCGCCCAGGCCGACCAGCCCGGTGTCACCGTCTTCCGGGTGGCCGGGATCGCCGGGGACACCGTCGCCTGCTGCGTCGACGGACACTTGACGGTCAACGGGAAGCCGGTCACGGAGTCGTACCTCAGCAAGGGCGAGTACGCCTCGGACGGCACCGCGACCTTCGCCTTCACGACCCGGGTGCCCGAAGGCACGGTCTTCGTCGCCGGGGACAACCGCGGCAACGCCTTCGACTCGCGCTTCCGCGGTGTCGTCCGGGTGTCCGGGATCGGCGGGTTCGTGGTCGCCACCGGCACGGTGGGCACCCCGGCATCGCTGACTCCGACGACCGCGTTCACGGACGCCGGCCTGCCGGGGGCGCCGTTCGGCGACTCCACCTTGGCCGGGTTGCGGTGGTGGATCGCCGGAGGCATCGCGGCGTTCCTCGCCGGACTCATCGGCGTGATCGTGAGCGCTGCCCGGAGCGCCGGAAGACGACGAAAAGCAGCCGTAGCCCCACCAACGCACTGA
- a CDS encoding ABC1 kinase family protein codes for MTILLGLLTLPVYVLVLWPLVAASRRVLGVRIGAVRALCGAGFGWLVAGGVAQAFPKSLPSHGAAFLGLLIPLAGSAFLATLVFLFLAEMAFPGGLGLGRLRAAYTRVSRARRYSQISRIAIKHGLGRYLAGRREPGLAPGRQAKLARSLRRALEEGGVTFVKLGQLLSTRSDLLPPVFVEELGKLQDQVAPARADAVWAVLEAELGGSPDDVFAEFDPEPLAAASVAQVYKARLRSGEDVVVKVQRPGVREQAERDVDIVRRVAAALEERADWARSLGVAELADGFAAALAEELDFTIEARNIAAVAATSGPDVALPTVHKALSTERVLVMSRLSGKPLETAPAGDRERLARSLLRCLLDQVMIGGVFHADPHPGNLMLLADGRLGLLDFGSVGRLDAGLRGGLQNLVLALDRGDPAALRDALLEIVDRTGDIDEQRLERALGALVARHFGPGRTPDLDLFTALFRVVADFRLSVPPPVAAVFRALATVEGTLSALSPGFDVVAESRAFAVEQVGAGLRPGSLGRTAVTELTALLPVLRRIPRRVDRIGAALEEGRLSVNVRLFSDERDRDVVTGLVHEVLLAFVGAATGLMAVFLLTGSTGPRLLPELTLNQAFGYNLLVISALVGLRLLFVVFRRSGQRSRSRR; via the coding sequence ATGACCATCTTGCTGGGCCTGCTGACCCTCCCCGTGTACGTCCTGGTGCTGTGGCCGCTCGTCGCCGCGTCGCGCCGGGTGCTCGGCGTGCGCATCGGCGCGGTCCGCGCACTGTGCGGCGCGGGGTTCGGCTGGCTCGTCGCCGGCGGCGTCGCCCAGGCGTTCCCGAAGTCGTTGCCGAGCCACGGCGCCGCGTTCCTCGGGCTGTTGATCCCGTTGGCGGGCAGCGCTTTCCTCGCAACACTCGTCTTCCTCTTCCTCGCCGAGATGGCGTTCCCCGGCGGCCTCGGGCTGGGTCGCCTCCGCGCCGCGTACACCAGGGTTTCGCGCGCCCGCCGGTATTCGCAGATCAGCCGGATCGCGATCAAGCACGGCCTCGGCCGCTACCTCGCGGGCCGCCGTGAACCCGGCCTCGCGCCGGGACGGCAGGCCAAGCTCGCCCGCTCCCTGCGCCGCGCGCTCGAGGAAGGCGGCGTGACGTTCGTGAAGCTCGGCCAGCTCCTGTCGACCCGTTCGGATCTGCTGCCCCCGGTCTTCGTCGAGGAGCTCGGCAAGCTCCAGGACCAGGTCGCGCCCGCCCGCGCCGACGCCGTTTGGGCGGTGCTGGAGGCCGAACTCGGCGGCTCGCCCGACGACGTCTTCGCCGAGTTCGACCCGGAACCGCTTGCGGCGGCGTCGGTCGCGCAGGTCTACAAAGCACGGTTGCGCAGCGGCGAGGACGTCGTCGTGAAGGTCCAGCGGCCCGGCGTGCGGGAGCAGGCCGAACGCGACGTCGACATCGTCCGCCGCGTCGCGGCCGCCCTGGAGGAGCGGGCGGACTGGGCGCGCTCGCTGGGGGTCGCCGAACTCGCCGACGGGTTCGCCGCGGCCCTGGCCGAAGAGCTGGACTTCACCATCGAGGCCCGCAACATCGCCGCGGTGGCCGCCACTTCCGGCCCGGACGTCGCCCTGCCGACCGTCCACAAAGCACTGTCCACGGAGCGCGTGCTCGTCATGTCCCGGCTGAGCGGCAAGCCCCTGGAAACGGCGCCGGCGGGTGACCGCGAACGGCTCGCGCGATCCCTCCTGCGCTGCCTGCTCGACCAGGTGATGATCGGCGGGGTCTTCCACGCCGACCCGCACCCGGGCAACCTCATGCTGCTCGCCGACGGCCGCCTCGGCCTGCTCGACTTCGGCTCGGTCGGCCGCCTCGACGCCGGGCTGCGCGGCGGCCTGCAGAACCTCGTGCTGGCCCTGGATCGCGGCGACCCGGCGGCCCTGCGTGACGCGCTCCTCGAGATCGTCGACCGCACCGGCGACATCGACGAGCAGCGCCTCGAACGCGCCCTCGGCGCCCTGGTCGCCCGGCACTTCGGGCCCGGCCGCACGCCGGACCTCGACCTGTTCACCGCCCTGTTCCGGGTGGTCGCGGACTTCCGGCTGAGCGTCCCGCCGCCGGTGGCCGCGGTGTTCCGGGCGCTGGCCACGGTCGAGGGCACGCTGTCGGCGCTGTCGCCCGGCTTCGACGTCGTGGCCGAGTCCCGCGCGTTCGCCGTCGAGCAGGTCGGCGCCGGCCTCCGCCCGGGCTCGCTGGGCCGCACCGCGGTCACCGAGCTGACGGCGCTGCTCCCGGTCCTGCGCCGCATCCCCCGCCGCGTCGACCGGATCGGCGCCGCGCTGGAAGAGGGCCGGCTGTCGGTGAACGTCCGCCTGTTCTCCGACGAGCGCGACCGCGACGTCGTCACCGGCCTGGTCCACGAGGTCCTGCTGGCCTTCGTCGGCGCGGCAACGGGGTTGATGGCGGTGTTCCTGCTGACCGGCTCGACCGGCCCGCGGCTCCTGCCGGAGCTGACGCTGAACCAGGCCTTCGGTTACAACCTGCTGGTGATCAGTGCGTTGGTGGGGCTACGGCTGCTTTTCGTCGTCTTCCGGCGCTCCGGGCAGCGCTCACGATCACGCCGATGA
- a CDS encoding snapalysin family zinc-dependent metalloprotease has protein sequence MNGRLLGRVLVLAAAVAVPLGAGLTTATAAPAAVTTVYYTSSGAPDYLAQIDQGAANWNAVVTDVKLVKRSSGATVVFHEIHSGGSYTNTNGHGRGDIYLDTSQVAEGFDPTRIAAHELGHNLGLPDHYTGPCTELMSGHGPGTACKNAKPSAAEAAKVQSLWTNGFAAARSAETRQVAY, from the coding sequence ATGAACGGACGTCTGCTCGGCCGGGTCCTGGTGCTGGCCGCCGCGGTCGCGGTGCCCCTGGGCGCCGGGCTCACCACCGCCACCGCCGCGCCCGCCGCGGTCACGACGGTGTACTACACCTCGTCCGGCGCGCCCGACTACCTCGCCCAGATCGACCAGGGCGCGGCCAACTGGAACGCCGTGGTCACCGACGTCAAGCTGGTCAAGCGCAGCAGCGGCGCGACGGTCGTGTTCCACGAGATCCACAGCGGCGGCTCGTACACCAACACGAACGGCCACGGCCGCGGCGACATCTACCTCGACACCAGCCAGGTCGCCGAGGGCTTCGACCCGACGCGCATCGCGGCGCACGAGCTGGGCCACAACCTCGGCCTGCCGGACCACTACACCGGCCCGTGCACCGAGCTGATGTCCGGCCACGGCCCCGGCACGGCGTGCAAGAACGCGAAGCCGTCGGCGGCGGAGGCGGCGAAGGTCCAGTCCCTCTGGACGAACGGCTTCGCGGCGGCTCGCTCGGCGGAGACCCGCCAGGTCGCTTACTAG
- a CDS encoding sensor histidine kinase gives MRVLRPLVSRATYRRWVYLVLGGAISVPYLLFASVAVPSLLPFAATLERASLIGGLVTLLVVAGTAFLPAVHVLESTAVRELLDNPAPGAPAKPRTRQGRVRAAVMFALHVLVGCGVSLVSLAAPVAFGLSVSAVFTGKLIQGEAEVTVPKGWASVWIPVAFAIAVVVLIYAVWVIGGVLRRVAARLLGMTAADRIAQLERRTGQLAERNRLARELHDSVGHALSVVSIQAGAARRTLRADPEFTERALTAIEDSARTALDDLDHVLGLLREEAAGRTPQPSLADLPDLLEATRLAGTEVTADVRGDLAAVPPVVSREVYRILQECLTNAVRHAGKVPVTMDVDVAANGLVARVGNPLGSGTPRAGRRGLRGMAERAAVLGGELTAGRAGERWEVVVRVPWGSGR, from the coding sequence GTGCGTGTACTCCGGCCGCTGGTGAGCAGGGCTACCTACCGCCGCTGGGTGTACCTCGTCCTCGGCGGGGCCATCAGCGTGCCCTACCTGCTGTTCGCCTCCGTCGCCGTGCCGTCGCTGCTGCCCTTCGCCGCGACGCTGGAACGGGCCAGTCTGATCGGCGGGCTGGTCACGTTGCTCGTCGTGGCCGGGACGGCGTTCCTGCCCGCCGTGCACGTCCTCGAGTCCACCGCCGTCCGCGAACTGCTCGACAACCCGGCGCCCGGCGCGCCCGCGAAACCGCGCACTCGGCAGGGGCGCGTCCGGGCTGCCGTGATGTTCGCGCTGCACGTGCTCGTCGGGTGCGGGGTCAGCCTGGTCAGCCTCGCCGCGCCCGTCGCCTTCGGGCTGTCCGTCAGCGCCGTGTTCACCGGCAAGCTGATCCAAGGCGAAGCTGAGGTCACCGTCCCGAAGGGGTGGGCCTCTGTGTGGATCCCGGTCGCTTTCGCGATCGCCGTGGTGGTGCTGATCTACGCCGTGTGGGTGATCGGCGGGGTCCTGCGGCGGGTCGCGGCACGGCTGCTCGGGATGACCGCCGCCGATCGGATCGCGCAGCTGGAACGGCGGACCGGGCAGCTCGCCGAGCGCAACCGGCTGGCGCGGGAGCTGCACGACTCGGTGGGGCACGCGCTGAGCGTCGTCTCGATCCAGGCCGGCGCCGCCCGGCGGACGCTGCGCGCCGATCCGGAGTTCACCGAACGCGCGCTGACCGCCATCGAGGACTCCGCCCGCACCGCGCTCGACGACCTCGACCACGTGCTCGGCCTGCTGCGTGAGGAAGCCGCGGGCCGCACGCCCCAACCCTCGCTGGCCGACCTGCCGGACCTTCTCGAGGCGACGCGGCTGGCCGGTACCGAGGTCACCGCGGACGTCCGTGGCGACCTGGCCGCCGTGCCGCCGGTGGTGTCGCGCGAGGTCTACCGGATCCTGCAGGAATGCCTGACCAACGCCGTGCGGCACGCCGGTAAGGTCCCGGTCACGATGGACGTCGACGTCGCGGCGAACGGCCTCGTCGCCCGGGTCGGCAACCCGCTCGGCAGCGGGACGCCGCGGGCGGGCCGCCGGGGGCTGCGCGGGATGGCCGAACGGGCGGCGGTGCTCGGCGGTGAACTGACGGCCGGGCGGGCCGGCGAGCGGTGGGAGGTCGTGGTGCGGGTGCCGTGGGGGAGCGGGCGATGA
- a CDS encoding response regulator transcription factor: MNVGVLLVDDEPLIRAGLKAIIDTEDGLAVLGEAADGAEVPGLVARLRPDVVLMDVRMPAVDGIRATAHLMSTVDDPPKVIVVTTFENDDYVYDALVAGASGFLLKRARPEEIVAAIRTVVAGESLLFPAAIRRLAAQHSPSPAGDGLASAGLTEREREVLRLMAAGLSNVEIATELYLGVQTVKTHVGNVLAKLGARDRTQAVVRAYDSGFVTPAG, encoded by the coding sequence ATGAACGTCGGGGTGCTGCTGGTCGACGACGAACCGCTGATCCGTGCCGGCCTGAAGGCCATCATCGACACTGAGGACGGCCTCGCCGTGCTGGGCGAGGCCGCCGACGGCGCCGAGGTGCCCGGGCTGGTGGCCCGGCTGCGCCCCGACGTCGTCCTGATGGACGTGCGGATGCCCGCGGTGGACGGGATCCGCGCCACCGCGCACCTGATGTCCACTGTGGATGATCCGCCGAAGGTGATCGTGGTGACCACCTTCGAGAACGACGACTACGTCTACGACGCCCTCGTCGCCGGCGCCAGCGGGTTCCTGCTCAAGCGGGCCCGCCCGGAGGAGATCGTCGCGGCGATCCGGACCGTGGTGGCGGGCGAGTCGCTGCTGTTCCCGGCGGCGATCCGCCGGCTGGCCGCCCAGCACTCGCCGTCGCCGGCGGGCGACGGGCTGGCGAGTGCCGGGCTGACCGAACGGGAGCGCGAAGTGCTGCGCCTGATGGCCGCCGGACTGTCCAATGTGGAGATCGCGACCGAGCTGTACCTGGGTGTCCAGACGGTGAAGACCCACGTGGGCAACGTGCTGGCCAAACTGGGGGCGCGGGACCGGACCCAGGCGGTGGTCCGGGCGTACGACTCCGGGTTCGTCACGCCCGCCGGCTAG
- the cysC gene encoding adenylyl-sulfate kinase, which yields MALGGPGGLVPRPGAGARPQKIQQLLRIATAGSVDDGKSTLIGRLLFDSKAIFTDQLAALERTSRERGEDYPDLALLTDGLRAEREQGITIDVAHRYFATPKRKFIIADTPGHLQYTRNMVTGASTADLALVLVDARKGVLEQSRRHAFLASLLGIGHLVVCVNKMDLVGWSQERFDEIREDFRRFAMKLDVADLTFVPVSALHGDNVVHRSASMPWYEGTSLLHQLEEVHVASDRNLIDARFPVQYVIRRSDFRGYAGTIAGGVFKPGDEVVALPSGFTTEVRAVWGPGGTPLDEAFTGQAVTVELADDLDLGRGAMLCRPGNRAESAREVDALVCWFSERAELTPGATYVVRHTTTETRGSVERLDYRLDVTTLHRDETAESLGLNDIGRIRLRTRAPLLFDPYRRNRATGGFLLVDEHTGDTVAAGMITGAAASPVVWHTTAVRREDRPTHGATVWLTGLSASGKSSVAVELERRLVAAGRPAYLLDGDNLRHGLNAGLGFSPADRAENVRRVAEVAKLFADAGVVAIASLISPYEADRRLAREAHGDLPFVEVFVDTPLEMCEARDPKGMYAKARAGEITGFTGIDAPYERPTAPDLVLRPGDGDPATMAAAIQALLDDVG from the coding sequence ATGGCTTTGGGGGGTCCAGGGGGGCTTGTCCCCCGGCCGGGGGCTGGGGCTAGGCCCCAGAAAATACAGCAGCTGCTGCGGATCGCCACGGCGGGCAGCGTCGACGACGGCAAGTCCACGCTGATCGGCCGGCTGCTGTTCGACTCGAAGGCGATCTTCACCGACCAGCTCGCCGCCCTCGAACGCACGAGCCGCGAGCGCGGCGAGGACTACCCGGACCTCGCGCTGCTCACCGACGGCCTGCGCGCCGAGCGCGAGCAGGGCATCACCATCGACGTCGCGCACCGCTACTTCGCCACGCCCAAGCGGAAGTTCATCATCGCGGACACGCCGGGGCACCTGCAGTACACCCGCAACATGGTGACCGGCGCGTCCACCGCCGACCTGGCGCTGGTCCTCGTCGACGCGCGCAAGGGCGTCCTCGAGCAGTCCCGGCGGCACGCGTTCCTCGCGTCCCTGCTCGGGATCGGGCACCTCGTGGTGTGCGTCAACAAGATGGACCTCGTCGGCTGGTCACAGGAGCGGTTCGACGAGATCCGCGAGGACTTCCGGCGGTTCGCGATGAAGCTCGACGTCGCCGACCTGACGTTCGTGCCGGTCTCGGCGCTGCACGGCGACAACGTCGTCCACCGCAGCGCGAGCATGCCTTGGTACGAAGGGACTTCGCTGCTGCACCAGCTGGAAGAGGTGCACGTCGCCTCCGACCGCAACCTGATCGACGCGCGGTTCCCGGTGCAGTACGTGATCCGGCGCTCGGACTTCCGCGGTTACGCGGGCACCATCGCCGGTGGCGTGTTCAAGCCGGGTGACGAAGTCGTGGCGCTGCCGTCCGGGTTCACCACCGAGGTGCGCGCGGTGTGGGGCCCGGGCGGAACGCCCCTCGACGAGGCGTTCACCGGGCAGGCCGTGACGGTCGAACTGGCCGACGACCTCGATCTCGGCCGCGGCGCGATGCTGTGCCGGCCCGGCAACCGCGCGGAGTCGGCCCGCGAGGTCGACGCGCTGGTCTGCTGGTTCTCCGAGCGGGCCGAGCTGACGCCGGGCGCGACCTACGTCGTCCGGCACACGACCACCGAGACGCGCGGGTCCGTGGAGCGGCTGGACTACCGCCTCGACGTCACCACCCTGCACCGCGACGAGACGGCGGAGTCGTTGGGGCTCAACGACATCGGCCGGATCCGGCTGCGCACCCGCGCGCCCTTGCTGTTCGACCCCTACCGCCGCAACCGGGCCACCGGCGGGTTCCTGCTGGTCGACGAGCACACCGGCGACACGGTCGCGGCCGGGATGATCACCGGTGCGGCGGCGTCCCCGGTCGTCTGGCACACCACGGCGGTGCGCCGCGAGGACCGGCCGACCCACGGCGCCACGGTGTGGCTGACCGGGCTGTCGGCGTCGGGCAAGTCGTCGGTGGCGGTGGAGCTGGAACGCCGGCTGGTCGCGGCGGGCCGTCCGGCTTACCTGCTGGACGGCGACAACCTGCGCCACGGGCTCAACGCGGGTCTCGGGTTCAGCCCGGCGGACCGCGCGGAGAACGTCCGGCGCGTCGCGGAGGTCGCCAAGCTGTTCGCGGACGCGGGTGTCGTCGCGATCGCGTCGCTGATCAGCCCGTACGAAGCCGACCGGCGGCTGGCGCGGGAGGCGCACGGCGACCTGCCGTTCGTCGAGGTCTTCGTCGACACGCCGCTGGAGATGTGCGAGGCGCGCGACCCGAAGGGGATGTACGCGAAGGCGCGCGCCGGGGAGATCACGGGGTTCACCGGCATCGACGCGCCGTACGAGCGACCTACGGCTCCCGACCTGGTGCTGCGTCCCGGCGACGGCGACCCGGCCACGATGGCGGCGGCGATCCAGGCGTTGCTCGACGACGTCGGCTGA
- the cysD gene encoding sulfate adenylyltransferase subunit CysD, whose product MFYFFRVSVTSYELSHLAALEAEAVHVFREVAATFEHPVLLFSGGKDSVVMLHAAAKAFWPAPLPFPVLHVDTGHNFDEVLRFRDETVASLGLRLHVASVQDDLDAGRVVEETGPRASRNRLQTATLLRAIREGGFDAVFGGARRDEEKARAKERVFSFRDEHGQWDPRAQRPELWNLYNGRHRRGEHIRVFPLSNWTELDIWQYIRDERIALPPLYYAHRREVVQRDGMLLAATRFLSLVDGEAPYEATVRFRTVGDATCTGCVESSAATPSEVVAEVAATRITERGATRADDRISEAGMEDRKREGYF is encoded by the coding sequence ATGTTCTACTTTTTTCGGGTGTCCGTGACCTCGTACGAGCTGTCGCACCTGGCCGCGCTCGAAGCGGAGGCCGTGCACGTCTTCCGCGAAGTCGCGGCGACCTTCGAGCACCCCGTCCTGCTCTTTTCCGGCGGCAAGGACTCGGTGGTGATGCTGCACGCCGCCGCGAAGGCGTTCTGGCCGGCGCCGCTGCCGTTCCCGGTGCTGCACGTCGACACCGGCCACAACTTCGACGAGGTGCTGCGGTTCCGCGACGAGACCGTCGCCTCCCTCGGCCTGCGGCTGCACGTCGCGAGTGTCCAGGACGACCTCGACGCCGGGCGCGTCGTCGAGGAGACCGGCCCGCGGGCCAGCCGCAACCGCCTGCAGACGGCCACGCTGCTGCGCGCGATCCGCGAAGGCGGCTTCGACGCCGTGTTCGGCGGCGCCCGCCGCGACGAGGAGAAGGCCCGGGCCAAGGAGCGGGTGTTCAGCTTCCGCGACGAGCACGGCCAGTGGGACCCGCGGGCGCAGCGGCCCGAGCTGTGGAACCTCTACAACGGGCGGCACCGGCGCGGCGAGCACATCCGCGTCTTCCCGCTGTCGAACTGGACCGAGCTGGACATCTGGCAGTACATCCGCGACGAGCGGATCGCGCTGCCGCCGTTGTACTACGCGCATCGGCGCGAGGTCGTCCAGCGCGACGGCATGTTGCTCGCGGCGACGCGTTTCCTGTCGCTTGTGGACGGTGAGGCACCGTACGAGGCGACCGTGCGCTTCCGGACGGTCGGCGACGCGACGTGCACCGGCTGCGTCGAATCGTCGGCGGCGACCCCGTCCGAAGTGGTCGCCGAGGTGGCCGCGACGCGGATCACCGAGCGCGGCGCGACCCGCGCGGACGATAGGATTTCCGAGGCAGGCATGGAAGATCGCAAGCGGGAAGGCTACTTCTGA
- a CDS encoding nuclear transport factor 2 family protein, which yields MDLVVLEEIRRLKYRYLRGVDLKLWDEVADTFTVDATADYGTRATGREGHRLAGRDAILEFLTKSLGNGIITVHHAGQPEIDVDGDTATGRWSFTDKVIVPDHKVIIDGAAFYEDTYRRDTDGAWRMTHIGYTRTYESMTSWEGDAGFRLLANRWAVPA from the coding sequence ATGGACCTGGTCGTACTCGAAGAGATCCGCCGGCTGAAGTACCGCTACCTGCGCGGCGTCGACCTGAAGCTGTGGGACGAGGTGGCCGACACCTTCACCGTCGACGCCACGGCCGACTACGGGACCCGCGCCACGGGCCGGGAAGGGCATCGGCTCGCCGGCCGTGACGCCATCCTCGAGTTCCTCACCAAGAGCCTCGGCAACGGCATCATCACCGTGCACCACGCAGGTCAGCCCGAGATCGACGTCGACGGCGACACCGCGACCGGGCGGTGGTCCTTCACCGACAAGGTGATCGTGCCCGACCACAAAGTGATCATCGACGGCGCCGCGTTCTACGAGGACACCTACCGCCGTGACACCGACGGCGCCTGGCGGATGACGCACATCGGCTACACGCGGACGTACGAGTCGATGACCTCCTGGGAGGGCGACGCGGGCTTCCGGCTGCTCGCCAACCGCTGGGCCGTGCCCGCATGA